Proteins encoded by one window of Bacteroidales bacterium:
- the lpxB gene encoding lipid-A-disaccharide synthase, whose amino-acid sequence MKYFIIAGEASGDLHGSGLVKQLFLQDKDAKIQAWGGDKMIKAGADVKKHIKDLAFMGFVEVISNLKTILSNFKLCKSQIESFKPDVLILIDYPGFNLRIANWAKKNNLKVVYYISPQVWAWKKSRVKKIKRDVDKMLVILPFEEQFYAKYGMSVTFVGHPLVDAINDFRQNISGQVETAEKPILALLPGSREQEIKRILPQMLEAVEEFYETHRIVIAAVSVLPKEIYNIASEKIEFVFDDAYSLLSKAECALVTSGTATLETALFKVPLVVCYKANLISYFIAKKLVARNIKYISLVNLIAGKMVCKELIQNDLQKDKIVEELRKILPNQPHRNEMLAEFDELEKKLGTNGVANRVANEIIDFLNK is encoded by the coding sequence ATGAAATACTTTATTATTGCTGGTGAAGCTTCTGGTGATTTGCATGGGTCTGGACTTGTTAAGCAATTATTCCTGCAAGATAAAGATGCTAAAATACAAGCGTGGGGCGGAGATAAAATGATAAAAGCAGGTGCAGATGTGAAAAAACATATCAAAGACCTTGCTTTTATGGGATTTGTTGAGGTGATTTCAAATTTAAAAACAATTTTAAGCAATTTTAAACTTTGTAAATCTCAAATAGAATCTTTCAAACCGGATGTGCTAATTTTAATTGATTATCCCGGATTTAATTTGAGAATAGCAAATTGGGCTAAAAAAAATAATTTAAAAGTTGTCTATTACATTTCGCCACAAGTGTGGGCTTGGAAAAAATCAAGAGTGAAAAAAATAAAACGAGATGTAGATAAAATGCTTGTGATTTTGCCTTTTGAAGAGCAATTTTATGCAAAATATGGCATGAGCGTAACTTTTGTAGGGCATCCCCTTGTTGACGCAATAAATGATTTTAGGCAAAATATAAGCGGGCAGGTAGAAACGGCTGAAAAGCCCATTTTAGCTCTTTTGCCGGGCAGTAGAGAGCAGGAAATAAAAAGAATATTGCCACAAATGCTTGAAGCTGTTGAAGAATTTTACGAAACTCATAGAATTGTTATTGCGGCTGTTAGCGTGTTGCCTAAAGAAATTTATAATATAGCTTCTGAAAAAATAGAATTTGTTTTTGATGATGCTTACTCTTTGCTCTCAAAAGCTGAATGTGCCTTGGTTACAAGCGGAACGGCTACTCTTGAAACAGCTTTGTTTAAAGTGCCACTTGTCGTTTGCTATAAGGCAAACCTAATTTCATATTTTATTGCAAAAAAATTGGTAGCACGCAATATAAAATACATTTCTCTCGTGAATCTTATTGCTGGAAAAATGGTTTGTAAAGAGCTAATACAGAATGATTTACAAAAAGATAAAATTGTTGAAGAGCTAAGAAAAATTCTTCCGAATCAGCCGCACAGGAATGAAATGTTAGCTGAGTTTGATGAGTTAGAAAAAAAACTTGGCACAAATGGTGTAGCTAATAGAGTAGCTAATGAAATTATTGATTTTTTGAATAAATAA
- the surE gene encoding 5'/3'-nucleotidase SurE, with amino-acid sequence MKKTILITNDDGMFAPGIQYLHSFIKDMGEIFIVAPDTGMSGMGHAVTIKTPLRINELPDLDGAKRYTTNGTPVDCVKLAISQILKKKPDVIVSGINHGSNHSVNVLYSGTMAAAIEGAMHNIPSIGFSMCNHDDSIDLSFMKEYVRKICQVVFENGLPSGVCLNVNFPNTQNPVGMKVCTQSMGLWDGEFDSRLDVRNQHYYWLKGELKVDNSSDKSDGAALKNGFISIVPTTIDLTAFNAMSKLEKLIL; translated from the coding sequence ATGAAAAAAACAATTCTTATTACTAATGATGATGGAATGTTTGCGCCGGGCATTCAGTATTTACATTCTTTTATAAAAGATATGGGTGAGATTTTTATTGTCGCTCCAGATACTGGAATGTCTGGAATGGGGCATGCAGTAACAATAAAAACGCCTTTACGAATTAATGAGTTGCCAGATTTAGATGGAGCTAAACGATATACAACAAATGGAACTCCTGTTGATTGCGTAAAACTTGCTATAAGTCAAATATTAAAAAAGAAACCAGATGTTATTGTTAGTGGAATTAATCATGGGAGCAATCACTCTGTAAATGTGTTGTATAGCGGCACTATGGCTGCGGCAATTGAAGGAGCTATGCACAATATCCCTTCGATTGGATTTTCTATGTGCAACCATGATGATTCTATAGATCTCAGCTTTATGAAAGAGTACGTGAGAAAAATTTGTCAAGTAGTTTTTGAAAATGGCTTACCGAGTGGTGTTTGCTTAAATGTGAATTTTCCAAATACTCAAAATCCTGTTGGAATGAAAGTTTGCACTCAAAGTATGGGTTTATGGGATGGAGAGTTTGACTCTAGACTTGATGTTCGTAATCAGCATTATTATTGGCTTAAAGGTGAGCTTAAAGTTGATAATTCATCGGATAAAAGTGATGGAGCTGCCTTGAAAAACGGTTTTATTAGCATTGTTCCTACAACAATAGACCTTACTGCTTTTAATGCAATGAGCAAACTAGAAAAACTTATATTGTAA